One stretch of Halichoerus grypus chromosome 8, mHalGry1.hap1.1, whole genome shotgun sequence DNA includes these proteins:
- the EMC9 gene encoding ER membrane protein complex subunit 9 isoform X1, with protein MGEVEISARAYVKMCLHAARYPHAAVNGLLLAPAPRSGECLCLTDCVPLFHSHLALSVMLEVALNQVDVWGAQAGLVVAGYYHANAALDDQSAGPLALKIAGRIAEFFPGAVLIMLDNQKLVPQPHVPPVIVLENNGVRWVPKDKNLVMWRDWEESRQMVGALLEGRAHQHLVDFDCHLDDIRQDWTNQQLNTQITQWVGPTNGNT; from the exons ATGGGGGAGGTGGAGATCTCGGCCCGGGCCTACGTGAAGATGTGTCTGCACGCCGCCCGGTACCCGCACGCCGCCGTCAACGGGCTGTTGCTGGCGCCCGCTCCGCGGTCGGGAGAATGTCTGTGTCTCACCGACTGTGTGCCCCTGTTCCACAGCCATCTGGCCCTGTCCGTCATGCTGGAGGTCGCCCTCAACCAG GTGGATGTGTGGGGCGCGCAGGCCGGTCTGGTAGTGGCTGGGTACTATCATGCCAATGCAGCTCTGGACGACCAGAG CGCTGGGCCTCTGGCCTTGAAAATCGCTGGGCGGATTGCAGAATTCTTCCCTGGTGCAGTCCTTATTATG TTGGATAATCAGAAACTGGTGCCTCAGCCTCATGTGCCCCCCGTCATCGTCCTGGAAAACAATGGTGTCCGCTGGGTCCCCAAGGACAAGAACTT AGTGATGTGGAGGGACTGGGAAGAGTCACGGCAGATGGTGGGAGCACTACTGGAGGGCCGGGCCCACCAGCACCTTGTGGACTTTGATTGCCACCTTGACGACATCCGGCAGGACTGGACCAACCAGCAGCTGAACACCCAAATCACCCAGTGGGTGGGTCCCACCAATGGAAATACCTGA
- the EMC9 gene encoding ER membrane protein complex subunit 9 isoform X2 produces the protein MQSGPSAFWASHLALSVMLEVALNQVDVWGAQAGLVVAGYYHANAALDDQSAGPLALKIAGRIAEFFPGAVLIMLDNQKLVPQPHVPPVIVLENNGVRWVPKDKNLVMWRDWEESRQMVGALLEGRAHQHLVDFDCHLDDIRQDWTNQQLNTQITQWVGPTNGNT, from the exons ATGCAATCCGGACCGTCTGCGTTCTGGGCCAG CCATCTGGCCCTGTCCGTCATGCTGGAGGTCGCCCTCAACCAG GTGGATGTGTGGGGCGCGCAGGCCGGTCTGGTAGTGGCTGGGTACTATCATGCCAATGCAGCTCTGGACGACCAGAG CGCTGGGCCTCTGGCCTTGAAAATCGCTGGGCGGATTGCAGAATTCTTCCCTGGTGCAGTCCTTATTATG TTGGATAATCAGAAACTGGTGCCTCAGCCTCATGTGCCCCCCGTCATCGTCCTGGAAAACAATGGTGTCCGCTGGGTCCCCAAGGACAAGAACTT AGTGATGTGGAGGGACTGGGAAGAGTCACGGCAGATGGTGGGAGCACTACTGGAGGGCCGGGCCCACCAGCACCTTGTGGACTTTGATTGCCACCTTGACGACATCCGGCAGGACTGGACCAACCAGCAGCTGAACACCCAAATCACCCAGTGGGTGGGTCCCACCAATGGAAATACCTGA
- the PSME2 gene encoding proteasome activator complex subunit 2, whose amino-acid sequence MAKPSGVRLSGEARKQVDVFRQNLFQEAEEFLYSFLPQKIIHLNQLLQEDSLNVADLTSLRAPLDIPIPDPPPKDDEMETDKQEKKEVPKCGFLPGNEKVLVLLALVKPEVWTLKEKCILVITWIQHLIPKIEDGNDFGVAIQEKVLERVNAVKTKVEAFQTTISKYFSERGDAVAKASKETHVMDYRALVHERDEAAYGELRAMVLDLRAFYAELYHIISSNLEKIINPKGEEKPSMY is encoded by the exons ATGGCCAAGCCTAGTGGGGTGCGCCTGAGCGGGGAAGCCCGCAAACAG GTGGATGTCTTCAGGCAAAATCTTTTCCAGGAG GCAGAGGAGTTCCTCTACAGTTTCTTGCCACAGAAAATCATACACCTGAATCAGCTCTTGCAA GAGGACTCCCTCAATGTTGCTGACCTGACCTCTCTCCGGGCCCCACTGGACATCCCCATCCCAGACCCCCCACCCAAGGATGATGAG ATGGAAACAGAcaagcaggaaaagaaagaag TTCCCAAGTGTGGCTTTCTCCCTGGAAATGAGAAGGTTCTTGTCCTCCTTGCCCTGGTTAAGCCAGAAGTCTGGACTCTCAAAGAAAAATGCATTCTG GTGATCACATGGATCCAGCACCTGATCCCCAAGATTGAGGATGGAAATGACTTTGGGGTGGCAATCCAG gaGAAGGTGCTGGAGAGGGTAAATGCAGTCAAGACAAAAGTAGAAGCCTTCCAGACAACCATTTCCAA GTACTTCTCAGAACGCGGGGATGCTGTGGCCAAGGCCTCTAAGGAGACTCATGTA ATGGATTATCGGGCCCTGGTGCATGAGCGAGATGAGGCAGCCTATGGGGAGCTCAGGGCCATGGTGCTGGACCTGAGGGCCTTCTAT GCTGAGCTTTATCATATCATCAGCAGCAACCTAGAGAAAATCATCAACCCAAAGGGTGAAGAGAAGCCGTCTATGTACTAG